A genomic region of Cydia amplana chromosome 5, ilCydAmpl1.1, whole genome shotgun sequence contains the following coding sequences:
- the LOC134647833 gene encoding WD repeat and FYVE domain-containing protein 2 produces MAAEIKPAPRTPNDRFSTTKKPALLSKLEGCTDDVNAAVVIPGEDGVISVCDDKTVRVWLKRDSGQYWPSICQYMPSGCTSMFYTPETRQLFIGQENGTVSEFTLATDCNRINPTREYLAHTARVTGVQFSLGCEWVLSVSRDKLFSYHCSETGRRIGGYSFEAWCTALQFDSQSKYAFVGDYSGQITMLKLDNNGATLVTTLKGHTGSVRVLNWAPQPQLLFSGSFDQTIIVWDIGGQKGTAYELQGHSNKVTGLWYVGSCTRLVSGGEDGALGVWEMGVRRRETPAWREADLCQLCRAPFIWNVRAMMEKKQLGLRQHHCRWCGAAVCATCSPHRLPLPVMGFEFPQRVCTACYETLRHEPRESLASFHDMKHAVASLFVDEATGRMVTAGKDRVIKVWDISALLAPAPRAGPSDQ; encoded by the exons atggcTGCTGAAATCAAGCCCGCACCCAGGACTCCTAACGACAGATTTTCTACAACGAAGAAACCGGCCCTATTGAGTAAATTGGAAGGATGTACAGACGATGTCAACGCAGCGGTTGTTATTCCTGGCGAGGATGGAGTAATTAGCGTTTGCGACGATAA gacAGTCCGAGTATGGCTAAAAAGAGACTCGGGCCAGTACTGGCCCAGTATCTGCCAGTATATGCCCTCCGGCTGTACGTCCATGTTCTACACACCGGAGACCCGTCAGCTGTTCATTGGCCAGGAGAACGGAACCGTCTCGGAGTTCACACTAGCTACAGATTGTAATAGAATTAATCCT ACTCGCGAGTATTTAGCGCACACGGCGCGCGTGACCGGCGTGCAGTTCTCGCTGGGCTGCGAGTGGGTGCTGTCAGTGAGCCGCGACAAGCTGTTCTCGTACCACTGCAGCGAGACCGGACGCAGGATCGGCGGGTACTCGTTCGAGGCGTGGTGCACGGCGTTACA GTTCGACTCTCAGTCGAAGTACGCCTTCGTGGGCGACTACAGCGGGCAGATAACGATGTTGAAATTGGACAACAATGGCGCCACACTCGTTACCACGCTTAAAGGACACACCGG ATCAGTTCGTGTGTTGAACTGGGCGCCACAGCCGCAACTCCTTTTCAGCGGTTCGTTCGACCAGACCATTATCGTGTGGGACATCGGCGGGCAGAAGGGCACAGCCTATGAATTACAGGGGCACAG CAACAAAGTGACTGGCCTCTGGTACGTCGGAAGTTGCACCCGGCTAGTCTCCGGCGGCGAGGACGGCGCGCTCGGCGTGTGGGAGAtgggcgtgcggcgccgcgagaCGCCGGCGTGGCGGGAGGCCGACCTCTGCCAGCTGTGCCGGGCGCCTTTCATATGGAACGTGCGCGCCATGATGGAGAAAAAGCAACTAG GACTGAGACAGCACCACTGCCGCTGGTGCGGCGCAGCTGTATGCGCGACGTGCTCCCCGCACCGCCTGCCCCTCCCCGTCATGGGCTTCGAGTTCCCGCAGCGCGTGTGCACCGCCTGCTACGAGACATTACGTCATGAACC CCGCGAGTCCCTAGCGTCGTTCCACGACATGAAACACGCCGTAGCATCGCTGTTCGTGGACGAGGCGACAGGGCGCATGGTGACGGCGGGCAag GACCGCGTCATCAAGGTGTGGGACATCTCCGCACTACTCGcacccgcgccgcgcgccggccCCAGCGACCAGTAG